One segment of Bradyrhizobium sp. WD16 DNA contains the following:
- a CDS encoding PAS domain S-box protein — protein MIGAHKPIIDLVLSEENLRHGLDDAEVGLWALDLVDRTFHWSDAARRLFGGSAPANLEALLAPLAAEGRNPLREAVDRAVSQGTPFDLQHGIATPAGMHWVRLRGGIIRGPDGAPRLLGGVLMDIDDQKRLEEALRTRESHLRSILETIPDAMVVIDERGIMQSFSTAAERLFGYSSSEALGQNVSLLMPEPDSSKHDSYMARYRRTAEQHIIGIGRIVTGRRRDGTTFPMHLSIGEMNPGGDRYFTGFIRDLTEHQQTQARLQELQSELVHVSRLSAMGEMASALAHELNQPLAAISNYMKGSRRLLGASEDPSAAKIEVALDRAAEQAMRAGQIIRRLRSFVSRGESEKRVESVAKLVEEAGALGLTGAREQGVLLRFNLDPVNDLVLVDRVQIQQVLVNLFRNALDAMTQSPRRELYASSHRIEGDLIEVTISDTGSGFAEGVLPSLFQTFFTTKENGMGVGLSISRSIIEGHGGRLNAESNEFGGATFRFTLPAAPNEGAGIDG, from the coding sequence GTGATCGGAGCCCATAAACCCATTATTGACCTTGTCCTGAGCGAGGAAAACCTCCGGCACGGCCTCGACGACGCGGAGGTTGGGCTGTGGGCGCTCGACCTGGTCGACCGGACATTCCATTGGTCGGACGCTGCCCGCCGGCTGTTCGGCGGCAGCGCCCCTGCAAACCTCGAGGCTCTCCTGGCTCCCCTCGCGGCCGAAGGGCGCAATCCACTCCGGGAGGCGGTCGATCGGGCGGTCAGCCAGGGAACTCCTTTCGACCTCCAGCATGGGATTGCAACCCCCGCGGGAATGCATTGGGTGCGCCTGCGCGGCGGCATAATCCGCGGCCCGGACGGTGCACCACGGCTGCTCGGCGGCGTGCTGATGGATATCGACGACCAGAAGCGCCTGGAAGAGGCCTTGCGCACCCGCGAAAGCCATCTGCGCTCGATTCTCGAAACCATCCCCGACGCCATGGTCGTGATCGACGAGCGCGGTATCATGCAGTCCTTCAGCACTGCCGCAGAACGGCTGTTCGGCTATTCGAGCAGCGAAGCCCTCGGCCAGAATGTCAGCCTGCTGATGCCCGAACCGGACAGCTCCAAGCACGACTCCTACATGGCGCGCTATCGCAGGACCGCCGAGCAGCACATCATCGGCATCGGCCGTATCGTCACCGGCCGCCGCCGCGACGGCACCACCTTTCCGATGCACCTGTCCATCGGCGAAATGAATCCCGGCGGTGATCGCTATTTCACCGGCTTCATCCGCGACCTCACCGAGCACCAGCAGACCCAGGCCCGGTTGCAGGAGTTGCAGTCCGAACTGGTCCATGTCTCGCGGCTCAGCGCCATGGGCGAAATGGCGTCCGCGCTCGCCCACGAGCTGAACCAGCCGCTGGCGGCCATCAGCAACTACATGAAGGGGTCTCGCCGCCTGCTCGGTGCCAGCGAGGACCCGAGCGCCGCCAAAATCGAAGTCGCGCTCGATCGCGCCGCCGAACAGGCCATGCGCGCCGGACAGATCATTCGCCGGCTGCGCAGCTTCGTGTCCCGCGGCGAATCCGAGAAGCGCGTCGAAAGCGTCGCCAAGCTGGTCGAGGAGGCCGGCGCGCTCGGCCTGACGGGCGCCCGCGAACAAGGCGTGTTGCTGCGCTTCAATCTCGACCCGGTGAATGATCTCGTGCTGGTCGACCGTGTGCAGATCCAGCAGGTTCTGGTTAATCTGTTCCGCAACGCCCTGGATGCAATGACGCAGTCGCCCCGGCGCGAGCTCTATGCCTCCAGTCACCGTATCGAAGGCGATCTCATCGAAGTCACCATTTCAGATACCGGCTCCGGCTTCGCCGAAGGCGTGCTGCCGAGTCTTTTCCAGACGTTTTTCACCACCAAGGAGAACGGGATGGGAGTGGGCTTGTCGATCAGCCGCTCGATCATCGAAGGCCATGGCGGCCGGCTCAATGCTGAATCCAACGAGTTCGGCGGGGCCACCTTCCGCTTCACGCTGCCCGCTGCACCGAACGAAGGAGCCGGCATCGATGGCTGA
- the fixJ gene encoding response regulator FixJ, producing the protein MAEGKVYVIDDDQAMRDSLEFLLGSAGFDVMLFESARRFIEDLPLLAFGCVVSDVRMPDVDGIELLRHLKAERSVLPIIVMTGHGDIPLAVEAMKLGALDFLEKPFDDDRLIVMIGSALKQGRAQAEDDALIAEIADRIASLSPRERQVMEGLVAGLSNKQIARDYDISPRTIEVYRANVMTKMQAGSLSELVRLAMRGGLIKD; encoded by the coding sequence ATGGCTGAGGGCAAGGTCTACGTCATTGACGATGATCAGGCGATGCGGGATTCGCTGGAGTTCCTGCTCGGCTCGGCAGGATTCGACGTGATGCTGTTCGAATCCGCCCGGCGCTTCATCGAGGACTTGCCTTTGCTCGCCTTCGGCTGCGTGGTCTCCGACGTACGCATGCCCGATGTCGACGGCATCGAACTGCTCAGGCATCTCAAGGCCGAGCGGTCGGTGCTGCCGATCATCGTGATGACCGGCCACGGCGATATCCCGCTGGCGGTCGAAGCCATGAAGCTCGGCGCCCTTGATTTCCTCGAAAAGCCCTTCGACGACGACCGGCTGATCGTCATGATCGGCTCGGCGCTGAAGCAGGGGCGCGCCCAGGCCGAGGACGACGCCCTAATCGCGGAGATTGCCGACCGAATCGCCAGCCTCAGCCCCCGCGAACGGCAGGTCATGGAGGGGCTGGTGGCCGGCCTGTCCAACAAGCAGATCGCCCGGGACTACGACATCAGTCCCAGGACCATCGAGGTCTATCGCGCCAATGTGATGACCAAGATGCAGGCCGGCAGCCTTTCCGAGCTGGTCCGGCTGGCGATGCGGGGCGGGCTGATCAAGGACTGA
- a CDS encoding universal stress protein — MAIPTLMVHVDLQGGDDAALRLAGELAGRFGSRIIGVAAGFPGVPLHAEGMIATSILEVDEERFRRLIAAGEDRFRAALASCGAALEWRSAAANPALFLAAESRAADLVIAGRVNPAAARLPSLALDIGDAVMGTGRPVLVVPPDRATLRLDRALVGWKEAPEARRAIAAALPLLKQAREVLIVEIVPEQPDESAGRALADVAAWLAGHGIEAETKTELAAGHAGSHLDLIAVQAGADLIVTGAYGHSRLREWAFGGVTRRLLDHASVCTLLMH; from the coding sequence ATGGCGATCCCGACCCTGATGGTGCATGTCGATCTGCAGGGCGGCGATGACGCCGCGCTGCGGCTGGCGGGCGAACTTGCCGGCCGGTTCGGCAGCCGCATCATCGGGGTCGCAGCCGGTTTCCCCGGCGTGCCCCTGCATGCCGAGGGCATGATCGCCACCAGCATTCTGGAGGTCGACGAGGAACGCTTCCGCCGCCTGATCGCGGCCGGCGAGGATCGTTTCCGGGCCGCACTCGCCAGCTGCGGCGCAGCGCTGGAATGGCGCTCGGCCGCGGCCAATCCGGCGCTGTTCCTCGCCGCCGAATCTCGCGCCGCCGATCTGGTGATCGCCGGCCGCGTGAACCCTGCTGCCGCCCGGCTGCCCAGTCTCGCACTCGACATCGGCGACGCCGTCATGGGGACTGGCCGGCCGGTCCTGGTGGTTCCACCGGACCGCGCCACATTGCGCCTCGACCGCGCCCTGGTCGGCTGGAAGGAGGCGCCCGAGGCGCGGCGCGCCATCGCCGCAGCCCTTCCGCTGCTGAAACAGGCGCGCGAAGTGCTCATTGTCGAGATCGTCCCGGAACAGCCGGACGAGAGTGCCGGCCGCGCCCTCGCCGACGTCGCCGCATGGCTGGCCGGGCACGGAATTGAGGCCGAGACCAAGACGGAACTCGCAGCCGGCCACGCCGGCAGCCATCTCGATCTGATCGCGGTGCAGGCCGGCGCCGACCTGATCGTCACCGGCGCCTATGGCCACTCGCGGCTGCGGGAATGGGCTTTCGGCGGGGTGACCCGACGGCTGCTGGACCATGCCTCGGTCTGCACGCTGCTGATGCATTGA
- a CDS encoding universal stress protein, which yields MLKDILAHIPADDRDGGVIACAVSAARLFNAHLDGLSGPGISVHPAIALGASSAALAITAENDPAVARATAALDHLEAAAKAAEVRLGELTVCDSPYPAHQRMAELARLYDLNILAQPDRSRPRSGDAVLESILIQSGRPLLVVPYIFKGALKLDRVLLCWDGGRRAARALHDSMPLLQRAKAVTIVTVNETLPDTDRLSSTALSEHLARGGINASALRITAEKPEIHGAILSLAADDGADLIVMGGYDHSRLRERAFGGVTRGMLETMTVPVFMSH from the coding sequence ATGCTGAAAGACATTCTTGCGCATATTCCCGCCGACGATCGCGACGGCGGTGTAATCGCTTGTGCCGTGTCCGCGGCACGTCTTTTCAATGCCCATCTCGACGGCCTGTCGGGCCCCGGCATTTCGGTTCACCCGGCGATCGCGCTCGGCGCCTCCTCTGCAGCGCTGGCGATCACTGCGGAAAATGACCCGGCGGTCGCGCGGGCCACGGCGGCGCTCGATCACCTGGAAGCGGCAGCCAAGGCCGCCGAAGTCCGACTGGGCGAACTGACAGTCTGCGACAGCCCCTATCCGGCCCACCAGCGCATGGCCGAACTTGCCCGCCTGTATGATCTCAACATTCTCGCCCAGCCGGACCGGTCGAGGCCCCGCTCCGGCGACGCTGTCCTCGAGTCCATCCTGATCCAATCCGGGCGGCCCCTGCTGGTCGTGCCCTATATATTCAAGGGGGCGCTCAAGCTCGATCGCGTCCTGCTGTGCTGGGACGGTGGCCGGCGGGCCGCCCGCGCGCTGCATGATTCAATGCCGTTGCTCCAGCGCGCCAAGGCGGTCACCATTGTCACCGTCAACGAGACGCTGCCGGACACCGACCGGCTGTCCTCGACGGCCTTGAGCGAACACCTCGCCCGCGGCGGGATCAATGCATCGGCCTTGCGCATCACCGCGGAAAAGCCTGAAATCCACGGCGCGATCCTGTCGCTCGCCGCTGATGACGGCGCCGACCTGATCGTCATGGGCGGTTACGACCACTCGCGGCTGCGCGAGCGCGCGTTCGGCGGAGTGACTCGGGGCATGCTGGAGACCATGACCGTCCCGGTGTTCATGTCGCACTAG
- the ccoS gene encoding cbb3-type cytochrome oxidase assembly protein CcoS, with the protein MEVLIYLVPLALLLGFAGLAGFLWSLRNGQYEDLDGAAWRAIADDEPSPGQQQPGQ; encoded by the coding sequence ATGGAAGTCCTGATCTATCTCGTGCCGCTGGCCCTCTTGCTCGGTTTCGCCGGGCTGGCCGGCTTCTTGTGGTCGCTGCGCAACGGCCAGTACGAAGACCTCGATGGTGCCGCCTGGCGGGCCATCGCGGACGATGAGCCGTCGCCCGGGCAGCAGCAACCGGGCCAGTAG
- a CDS encoding translational machinery protein, with amino-acid sequence MSHFHAVVWLDHEQARIFHVGRNGADEAVLRPHDAAPHIHHKANSVGSGHVHESKAYLGEIAQAIADAGEILIIGPAGAKNELAKYLQETHPAIAKRVIAVEAVARPTDGEIVALARHHFKLEPTRAAPSAGSATR; translated from the coding sequence ATGAGTCACTTTCATGCGGTGGTCTGGCTGGATCACGAGCAGGCGCGCATTTTCCACGTCGGGCGGAACGGTGCCGACGAAGCCGTGCTGCGGCCGCATGACGCGGCGCCGCACATCCATCACAAGGCGAATTCGGTCGGCAGCGGCCATGTCCACGAAAGCAAGGCCTATCTCGGCGAAATCGCACAGGCCATCGCCGATGCCGGCGAGATCCTGATCATCGGCCCTGCCGGCGCCAAGAACGAACTGGCGAAATATCTGCAGGAGACCCATCCGGCGATTGCCAAACGGGTGATTGCCGTCGAAGCCGTGGCCCGCCCCACCGACGGCGAGATCGTCGCCCTGGCGCGCCACCACTTCAAGCTCGAGCCAACCCGAGCGGCGCCATCCGCCGGCAGCGCCACGCGCTGA
- a CDS encoding heavy metal translocating P-type ATPase, translated as MQVTRDYSHYVKDMGSGLAHLDLAVEGVTCAGCMTKIERGLSALPDVTLARVNLTDRRVAVEWRAGAVDPAGLIDRLAELGYKAYPYEPVRAELAEVQQTRFLLRCLGVAAFATMNVMMLSVPVWSGNVTDMLPEQRDFFHWLSALIALPAAAYAGQPFFRSAFTALRARSVNMDVPISIGVVLALGMSVVETINHAEHAYFDAAIMLLTFLLAGRFLDQNMRRRTRAVAGNLAALKAETATKFVSPEEIREVPVAAINAGDLVLLRPGERCAIDGSVVEGRSEIDQSLITGETAHVAAGPGTQVYAGTLNVSGTLRVRVAAASEGTLLDEISRLLDNALQARSRYVRLADRASRLYAPVVHATALMTLVGWALAGANWHDATVTAIAVLIITCPCALGLAIPAVQTVAAGAMFRAGVLLNSGDAIERVAAVDTIVFDKTGTLTLPDLDVVNRDAIPDGVVALAGRLALASHHPVAAAVAQAAGAKLPLPDIVEEPGRGVRGVVDGIEARLGSPAFCDAEAAARQLLATDPEVSVVAFRHGEVHQVFAVRQRLREDAAKVVARLRERGIAVEILSGDREPAVRQAATALGVDTWRAGVNPAEKIARIEELKRQGHHVMMVGDGLNDAPSLAAASVSMSPISATHLSQAAADLVFLGKDLSPVLKAVDFSRKAVGLMRQNLGLAIGYNVIAVPIAIAGLATPLIAAAAMSGSSILVIMNALRGRSAGTEA; from the coding sequence ATGCAGGTCACGCGGGACTATTCCCATTACGTCAAGGACATGGGCTCGGGCCTCGCGCATCTCGACCTCGCGGTCGAGGGTGTCACCTGCGCCGGCTGCATGACCAAGATCGAGCGTGGCCTCTCCGCGCTGCCTGACGTGACGCTGGCGCGGGTCAACCTGACGGACCGGCGCGTCGCAGTGGAATGGCGGGCAGGGGCGGTGGACCCGGCCGGCCTGATCGATCGTCTCGCCGAGCTCGGTTACAAGGCCTATCCCTACGAGCCCGTGCGCGCCGAGCTTGCCGAGGTGCAGCAGACGCGTTTCCTGCTGCGTTGTCTCGGGGTGGCGGCTTTCGCCACGATGAACGTGATGATGTTGTCGGTCCCGGTCTGGTCGGGCAACGTCACCGACATGCTGCCGGAGCAGCGCGATTTCTTCCACTGGCTGTCGGCGCTGATCGCGCTGCCGGCGGCGGCCTATGCCGGCCAGCCATTCTTCCGCTCGGCCTTCACGGCGCTGCGGGCGCGCAGCGTCAATATGGACGTGCCGATCAGCATCGGCGTGGTGCTGGCGCTCGGCATGTCGGTGGTGGAAACCATCAATCACGCCGAGCACGCCTATTTCGACGCGGCGATCATGTTGCTGACCTTCCTGTTGGCAGGGCGCTTTCTCGACCAGAATATGCGCCGTCGCACCCGCGCGGTGGCCGGCAATCTTGCCGCTCTGAAGGCGGAGACCGCGACCAAGTTCGTCTCGCCGGAAGAGATTCGCGAAGTTCCGGTCGCGGCGATCAATGCCGGCGACCTGGTGCTGCTGCGGCCTGGCGAGCGCTGCGCCATCGATGGCTCCGTGGTCGAGGGCCGCTCCGAGATCGACCAGAGCCTGATCACCGGCGAAACCGCCCATGTGGCGGCGGGGCCGGGGACCCAGGTCTACGCCGGCACGCTGAACGTGTCGGGCACGTTGCGGGTGCGTGTCGCGGCCGCCTCCGAAGGCACGCTGCTCGACGAGATCAGCCGCCTGCTCGACAACGCCCTGCAGGCCCGCTCGCGCTATGTGCGGCTCGCAGACCGGGCGTCGCGGCTCTATGCGCCGGTGGTTCATGCCACGGCGCTGATGACCCTGGTGGGCTGGGCGCTGGCCGGCGCCAACTGGCACGACGCGACGGTGACCGCCATCGCGGTGCTGATCATCACCTGTCCCTGCGCGCTCGGTCTTGCCATTCCCGCGGTGCAGACCGTCGCGGCGGGCGCCATGTTCCGGGCCGGCGTGCTGCTGAACTCCGGTGACGCGATCGAGCGGGTCGCCGCGGTGGACACCATCGTCTTCGACAAGACCGGCACTCTCACGCTGCCGGACCTCGATGTGGTCAACCGCGACGCCATTCCGGATGGCGTGGTGGCACTGGCTGGCCGCCTGGCCCTCGCCAGCCATCACCCGGTGGCCGCCGCCGTCGCCCAGGCCGCGGGAGCCAAGCTGCCGTTGCCGGACATTGTCGAGGAGCCGGGCCGGGGCGTGCGCGGCGTGGTCGATGGCATCGAGGCCCGGCTCGGCAGCCCGGCGTTCTGCGATGCCGAAGCGGCGGCGCGCCAGCTGCTCGCAACCGACCCTGAGGTTTCCGTCGTCGCCTTCCGCCATGGCGAGGTGCACCAGGTCTTCGCGGTGCGCCAGCGGTTGCGCGAGGATGCCGCCAAAGTCGTGGCCAGGCTACGTGAGCGCGGCATCGCCGTCGAAATCCTGTCAGGCGACCGCGAGCCGGCGGTGCGCCAGGCGGCGACCGCCCTCGGCGTCGATACCTGGCGTGCGGGCGTCAATCCTGCCGAGAAGATTGCCCGGATCGAGGAACTCAAGCGCCAGGGCCATCACGTCATGATGGTCGGCGATGGTCTCAACGACGCGCCTTCGCTGGCCGCGGCCAGCGTCTCGATGTCGCCGATCAGCGCCACCCATTTGAGCCAGGCGGCGGCCGATCTGGTCTTTCTCGGCAAGGATCTGTCGCCGGTCCTCAAAGCGGTCGATTTTTCGCGCAAGGCTGTCGGCCTGATGCGGCAGAACCTTGGGCTGGCAATCGGCTATAACGTCATCGCCGTGCCGATCGCCATCGCCGGGCTGGCGACCCCGCTGATCGCGGCCGCAGCGATGAGCGGTTCATCGATCCTGGTGATCATGAACGCGTTGCGTGGCCGTAGTGCCGGCACGGAGGCTTGA
- a CDS encoding response regulator transcription factor, whose product MRPPIIGVVDDDPGVLESLGFLLETEGFDVRTYRSGAALLRAPDQPPVDCFVIDYKMSGLDGITLASRLRGRGSEAPIILITGDPDENIGRRAAAADICAVLHKPHLDESLLAHVRRLTRPDPAGGDLR is encoded by the coding sequence ATGCGCCCGCCAATCATCGGCGTCGTCGACGACGATCCCGGTGTCCTGGAATCGCTCGGTTTCCTTCTGGAAACCGAAGGTTTCGATGTGCGCACCTACCGTAGCGGCGCGGCCCTGCTGCGCGCTCCGGACCAGCCGCCGGTGGATTGCTTTGTCATCGACTACAAGATGTCGGGGCTCGACGGCATCACCCTCGCCAGCCGGCTGCGCGGGCGCGGCTCCGAGGCGCCTATCATCCTGATCACCGGCGACCCGGACGAGAACATCGGCCGGCGGGCCGCAGCCGCCGATATCTGCGCGGTACTGCACAAGCCGCACCTTGACGAAAGCCTGCTGGCCCATGTGCGCCGCCTGACCCGTCCAGATCCGGCCGGCGGCGACCTCCGGTAA
- the hemA gene encoding 5-aminolevulinate synthase — MTAQSATVHNLHPDLAVEEPERFCDIVRQQLSPPDYETLLQGALDRLHAERRYRVFADIERQAGRFPHAIWHAPDGKRDIVLWCSNDYLGMSQHPQVLRAMVETTSRMGTGAGGTRNIAGTNHPLVELEADLADLHGKQAALVFTSGYVSNQAGISTLAKLIPDCLIFSDALNHNSMIEGVHQSNCEKRIFRHNDVAHLEELLNAAGRRRPKLIVFESLYSMDGDVAPIAEICDLAERYGAMTYCDEVHAVGMYGPRGGGISEQLGVAHRIDVIEGTLAKAFGCLGGYVAASATVIDALRSYAPGFIFTTALPPPVCAAASAAIRHLKASNAERLRHQDRAMLLKRRLDAMGLPQIRNPSHIVPVLIGDAETCKAVSDFLLNSHGIYIQPINYPTVSRGTERLRITPTPLHSDADLDKLCNALFEAWERFGLRRTPPV; from the coding sequence ATGACGGCACAGAGCGCGACGGTTCATAATCTGCATCCGGACCTGGCCGTCGAGGAACCGGAGCGGTTCTGCGACATCGTCCGCCAACAGCTGTCCCCCCCCGATTACGAGACGCTGCTTCAGGGCGCGCTGGATCGGTTGCACGCAGAACGGCGCTATCGTGTCTTCGCCGATATCGAGCGGCAGGCCGGCCGCTTTCCCCACGCCATCTGGCACGCCCCCGACGGCAAGCGCGATATCGTGCTGTGGTGCTCCAACGACTATCTCGGCATGAGCCAGCATCCGCAGGTGCTTCGCGCCATGGTCGAGACCACCTCGCGCATGGGGACGGGCGCCGGCGGCACGCGCAACATCGCGGGCACCAATCATCCGCTGGTCGAGCTGGAGGCCGATCTCGCCGATCTCCACGGCAAGCAGGCGGCATTGGTCTTCACCTCGGGCTACGTCTCCAACCAGGCCGGGATCTCGACCCTCGCCAAGCTCATTCCGGACTGCCTGATCTTTTCCGACGCTCTCAATCACAATTCGATGATCGAGGGCGTGCATCAGTCCAATTGCGAGAAGCGCATCTTCCGCCACAACGATGTCGCTCATCTCGAGGAGTTGCTGAATGCCGCCGGCCGCCGGCGCCCCAAGCTGATCGTTTTCGAGAGCCTCTATTCGATGGACGGCGATGTCGCCCCGATCGCCGAGATCTGCGATCTCGCGGAGCGCTACGGCGCCATGACCTATTGCGACGAGGTTCATGCCGTCGGCATGTATGGGCCCCGCGGCGGGGGCATCAGCGAGCAGCTCGGCGTCGCCCATCGCATCGACGTGATTGAAGGGACCCTCGCCAAGGCCTTCGGCTGTCTCGGCGGCTATGTCGCCGCCTCGGCCACGGTGATCGACGCGCTGCGGTCCTACGCACCCGGTTTCATCTTCACCACGGCGCTGCCGCCGCCGGTCTGCGCTGCGGCGAGCGCGGCGATCCGTCATCTCAAGGCCTCGAATGCTGAACGGTTGCGGCATCAGGACCGCGCGATGCTGCTCAAGCGTCGTCTTGATGCCATGGGGCTGCCGCAGATTCGCAATCCGTCCCACATCGTTCCGGTGCTGATCGGCGACGCCGAGACCTGCAAGGCGGTGAGCGATTTCCTCCTCAACAGCCACGGCATCTATATTCAGCCGATCAACTATCCGACGGTGTCGCGCGGCACCGAGCGGCTGCGGATCACGCCGACGCCGCTGCACAGCGACGCCGATCTCGACAAGCTCTGCAATGCGCTGTTCGAGGCCTGGGAGCGTTTCGGGTTGCGCCGGACGCCGCCGGTTTGA
- a CDS encoding FixH family protein, with product MSKTERAPKPITGRFVLVTTVAFFAVVIGVNVVMMDLAVRTLPGTEVDSAYAASLSYKDEIKAAHEQAQRAWKVDAKIERRPDGMAALRIEAHDHDGQPVAGVAFSGRLERPADKREDKVLELAEREAGIYRANVAEVAPGQWDLVLEADAAGKRVFLSKNRVILN from the coding sequence ATGAGCAAAACCGAACGCGCCCCGAAACCGATCACCGGACGCTTCGTCCTGGTGACCACGGTCGCCTTCTTCGCCGTCGTCATCGGCGTCAATGTCGTCATGATGGATCTGGCCGTGCGTACGCTGCCGGGCACCGAGGTCGACAGCGCTTATGCCGCGAGCCTGTCCTACAAGGACGAAATCAAGGCGGCGCACGAGCAGGCCCAGCGCGCCTGGAAGGTCGATGCGAAGATCGAGCGCCGCCCGGACGGCATGGCGGCGCTGCGGATCGAGGCGCACGACCACGACGGGCAACCGGTCGCCGGCGTCGCGTTTTCCGGACGGCTGGAGCGCCCCGCCGACAAGCGCGAGGACAAGGTTCTCGAGCTCGCCGAGCGCGAAGCCGGCATCTATCGCGCCAACGTCGCCGAAGTGGCGCCGGGTCAGTGGGATCTCGTGCTGGAAGCAGATGCGGCGGGCAAGCGGGTCTTTCTGTCGAAGAATCGCGTCATCCTGAACTGA
- a CDS encoding CBS domain-containing protein, whose protein sequence is MRAHQIMTRQVITVGADTPIADAAATMLRYHVSGLPVVNAADKLIGIVSEGDFLRRAEIGTQRRRARWLQILLGPGKSASEFVHEQGRKVGEIMTPDPYTATEDTPLEDIVRLMEKRHVKRLPVVDGDRIVGIVTRSNLLRAVADLARDVPDPTADDDHIRERIIAAVDKTDWRPFGLAVNVRDGIVHLHGVITDEASRRAAVVAAENVAGVKEVHDHLCWVDTMSGMYLSSPEDEKLTKRNQ, encoded by the coding sequence ATGCGCGCTCATCAAATCATGACCCGTCAGGTCATCACGGTCGGAGCCGATACGCCGATCGCCGATGCTGCAGCCACCATGCTGCGTTACCACGTCAGCGGCCTGCCGGTTGTGAATGCGGCCGACAAGCTGATCGGCATCGTCTCCGAAGGCGATTTCCTGCGTCGCGCCGAAATCGGCACCCAGCGCCGACGCGCCCGCTGGCTCCAGATCCTGCTTGGACCCGGCAAATCCGCCAGCGAATTCGTCCACGAACAGGGCCGCAAGGTCGGCGAAATCATGACTCCCGATCCGTATACGGCGACCGAAGATACGCCGCTCGAGGATATCGTCAGGCTGATGGAGAAGCGTCACGTCAAGCGCCTGCCCGTCGTCGACGGCGACCGCATCGTCGGCATCGTCACCCGCTCCAACCTGCTGCGCGCCGTTGCCGACCTCGCCCGCGACGTGCCCGATCCCACCGCAGACGACGACCACATCCGCGAGCGCATCATCGCCGCCGTCGACAAGACCGACTGGCGCCCGTTCGGTCTTGCCGTCAATGTGCGCGACGGCATCGTCCATCTTCATGGCGTCATCACCGATGAAGCGTCGCGCCGTGCTGCCGTGGTCGCCGCCGAGAACGTTGCCGGCGTCAAGGAGGTCCACGATCATCTGTGCTGGGTGGACACCATGTCCGGCATGTACCTGAGCTCACCTGAAGACGAAAAATTAACGAAACGCAATCAATAG
- a CDS encoding helix-turn-helix domain-containing protein, with translation MQPTATHLDLLTPTPGDEFSAVMGHAGLVASEFSYKKDAEIYGEEEPAEYVYQVVRGAVRTYKLLSDGRRQIGTFHLPGDVFGLEAGPVHRLTAEAIIDTSVRLVKRRSLEHAALGDVQIMRDLLRMTAGSLKHAEDHMLLLGRKTAMERVAAFLLEMDRRLAVAGMMALPMCRRDIGDYLGLTLETVSRALSQLHEQDVLGFSGARQIVLRNRQRLRSMDA, from the coding sequence ATCCAGCCAACCGCCACCCACCTCGATCTTCTCACTCCGACGCCCGGTGACGAGTTCAGCGCCGTGATGGGCCACGCCGGGCTGGTGGCCAGCGAATTCTCCTACAAGAAGGACGCCGAGATCTACGGCGAGGAAGAGCCGGCGGAATACGTCTATCAGGTGGTCCGGGGCGCGGTGCGCACCTACAAGCTCCTCTCGGACGGCCGCCGCCAGATCGGTACCTTCCACCTGCCGGGCGACGTTTTCGGCCTCGAGGCCGGTCCGGTCCACCGTCTCACGGCCGAGGCCATCATCGACACCTCCGTCCGCCTGGTGAAGCGCCGCAGCCTCGAGCACGCGGCCCTGGGCGACGTCCAGATCATGCGCGACCTGCTGCGGATGACCGCCGGCAGCCTCAAGCACGCCGAAGATCACATGCTGCTGCTCGGCCGCAAGACGGCCATGGAACGGGTGGCAGCCTTCCTGCTGGAGATGGACCGCCGCCTTGCGGTCGCCGGCATGATGGCCTTGCCGATGTGCCGCCGTGACATCGGCGATTACCTCGGCCTCACCCTCGAAACCGTGTCCCGCGCCCTGTCACAACTGCATGAGCAGGACGTGCTCGGCTTTTCCGGCGCACGACAGATTGTCCTGAGAAATCGGCAACGTCTGCGCAGCATGGACGCATGA